The window TACAGCAGGAACTCAAGTATGAGttccttttgttcctttctcCTTCCGGCAGTCTTCAGCTCAGCACGGGTCTTCTCCAAGTCTTCCTGTACCATCTGGGCCTGTCCAGtgacagaaggagagaaagactTTCAGTGAGACCAGTTAAACTGTGGCATCCTGTATATGCCTAGAATGGTCTGGCAAGAGGCAGGCACCAGGTAGGACAAGACACTTCATCTGCTTGATCCTTAGTTTCTTCAGCCATAAAACAAGAGCAATTGTTCCAACTTCCTAAAGGTATTGGAGAACTCCAGTAAGTATTTGAGGAAACCATGAGTGCCTTCTCTCATGATGCCTGCTGTAGGAAGTATGAAAGAGGGAGGGAGCCAAAACATAAGGAATCTAAGGAGCTGTAACCTATGCATATGGTACCCATTCCCTCAATGCTTTGCTTTAGGCCCTGTGTCTTACCTTCTGCTGCCACTCCACAGCCTCACTCTCCTTCTTCTGTCGGGCCATCTCCAGCTGGGAGATCCGAGCTGTCAGCTCTGCCATTTCCAAGGCCTACGAAAAAATTGGAAGCCTGTGAGAGCTGGGCCTTCTGGTCCTCAGGACCCAGGTGTCTTCAACCCAAGTTCCCCGGGGGGACTAGTAAGGGACCTACTGCTCCACTTGCTTGCTGCCTCAGAGACTCTTTTCCCACACCACTTCATTCCAGTCCCATCTTCCCTGACCACCACTTCAAGTCAGAGTTCCCCCACCTAGACTGTAGGCCTCCTGAAGACAGACAATATGCCATCTCTGTCCCTTCCTCATTATCTCTCCCCATGCCCCTCTTGGCAAGTATGCAGCTGGGGCCTCAGTAAAGCTTTGGCCATCACTGGGTCACTTCCTGAAGTGGCAGATCCTTTCCTGATATCCTAGAATGCTCAGGATTCCACTAAGACTCTTCCCAGGACAAGTACAGGAAAGACACTCAAGTGTCACAAGGTGATCTGAACAAGGAAAAAAGCTTATGCACACCTTGGGTAAATCTCCCATGACAGCTTCCTCATGAGAGACAGGTCTTGGTTCCCTATATTCCCACCTCCAACAGTAGAGGGGAAGAGTATATGTCAAGGTGTTTGGACCACAGGTTCTTCACTTCTGTGTCACAGAACCCTTGGAAACTGTGATGAAAGTATTGATGCCAAATGTCCCCAAAATGCATAGAAACAGTTGCATGGGATTTCAGGGAGCAAAGCTTTCAAACAGAGGCAGAAATGGGTTCTAATCCTTATTTAGCCACAACTGTGTGACCTTTGGTGAATATCTTCTCTGAGCTCTAATTTCCTTATCTAGGCATATTATCTCATATGAGGTTAATCCCATAGGGTTACTGGGAAGAAGAAATAAGtaaggaaaagggaaatatttcCAACACAGCAACATACAGCAGGAACTCAAGTATGAGttccttttgttcctttctccttccctttcctttgctAGGCCAATCAGCTCAGATACCCAAGGGTAAAGAAAGTGAACAGAAACTAAGGGTTAGGGAAGATTGCAAAAATTCCTGGGCCACACTAGTGACTTCTCAGCTTGCTTCCGAACTAGTTATTTGCTGGAGGCCCATGGAGTGGTAGTCTGCTCTAAAGAGCCAGCATATAAGCAAAAGTATCTATAAGTAAGTAGGCAGACAAGGAAGAAAGCTCAGTTCCCAAAACCCCAGTCCATCCTACAGCTTTACCAGCTGTTCCTGAGTCTTTTTCTGGTCCCGGGAGGCCTGCAGCAAGGCCTCCTTGGCCTCTTCAGCTTCTTGACGCTCCTTGGCAAGCTTTTCAGCCTCGCTCTGGGCACGCTTCCGTTCCTGCTCAAGTTCCAGAGCCCTACGGGTCTGTTCTTCCAGTTCTGGGCAGAAAAGGAGGGGAGAAGGCAGTGAAGAGCACCGAGATAAAGATGACACACTAGCTTCCTTCCTGGAAATGATCCACCCCAGGACAAAGCTGGCAGAAAGTTCTGAGTTCTCTTCTTGCCCATTCTTTTTCTACTCTGTAGCCACACCTGAACTACATTGTCTGTGTCTACAGCTCAGGAAGAAGGTTCTCCAGCTCAGAGTCAGGTCTGGAAAAACCCAATCTCCAAGGTGACTCCAAGCCTCACCTTGTTGAGCCTTCTTAGTCTGTTCCTCaatctgcttcagcctctccatCAGTTCCTCCTTCTCCCGTTcaatcttctctttctctttttctgccatTTCACGTTTCTTCTTCTCATTTTCCAGCATAGCACTAGGGAAGGAGATTAAATGGATAAAAAAGGATAGTAAAGCTCCATAAAAGCCTggggaggccaggcgtggtggctcacgcctataatcccagcactttgggaggctgaggcgggcagatcatgaggtcagggaatcgagaccatcctggctaacacgat of the Piliocolobus tephrosceles isolate RC106 unplaced genomic scaffold, ASM277652v3 unscaffolded_7560, whole genome shotgun sequence genome contains:
- the LOC111532481 gene encoding moesin: MGNHELYMRRRKPDTIEVQQMKAQAREEKHQKQMERAMLENEKKKREMAEKEKEKIEREKEELMERLKQIEEQTKKAQQELEEQTRRALELEQERKRAQSEAEKLAKERQEAEEAKEALLQASRDQKKTQEQLALEMAELTARISQLEMARQKKESEAVEWQQKAQMVQEDLEKTRAELKTAGRRKEQKELIL